Proteins found in one Amycolatopsis aidingensis genomic segment:
- a CDS encoding class I SAM-dependent methyltransferase: MKRFARRVDVLPSPNIWYHPDAYELENRVQDADQAIWRVLRRECDWAGKDVLDIGCGDGFHLARFAETARSVVGVEPHGPLVERAMRRVTAFPGVTVRRGTAARLPLPPASVDLVHARTAYFFGPGCGPGLRAAERVLRRGGTLAIVDLDVGSGPYGDWMRADLPDYDPAAVDRFFAEAGFRCLRVGTEWRFPDRQAVETVLRIEFSAPVAERAIAQILRMNQGARGELVLPVGYRVLLRQKRAGSLRLRS, translated from the coding sequence GTGAAGAGGTTCGCGCGCAGGGTGGATGTGTTGCCAAGTCCCAACATCTGGTACCACCCCGATGCGTACGAACTGGAGAACCGCGTGCAGGACGCGGACCAGGCGATCTGGCGGGTGCTCAGGCGGGAATGCGACTGGGCGGGCAAGGACGTGCTCGACATCGGTTGCGGCGACGGGTTCCATCTGGCCCGGTTCGCGGAGACCGCACGGTCGGTGGTGGGAGTGGAACCGCATGGCCCGCTGGTGGAGCGGGCCATGCGGCGGGTCACCGCGTTCCCCGGCGTGACGGTGCGCCGGGGCACTGCCGCGCGGCTTCCGTTGCCCCCTGCCAGCGTCGACCTGGTGCACGCGCGTACGGCGTACTTCTTCGGCCCCGGTTGCGGGCCCGGCCTGCGCGCGGCCGAGCGGGTGCTGCGGCGCGGCGGCACACTGGCCATTGTGGACCTGGACGTCGGCAGCGGTCCCTACGGCGACTGGATGCGTGCCGACCTTCCCGACTACGACCCGGCCGCGGTGGACCGGTTCTTCGCCGAGGCGGGCTTCCGTTGCCTGCGGGTCGGGACCGAGTGGCGGTTCCCGGACCGGCAGGCGGTGGAAACCGTGCTGCGCATCGAGTTCAGCGCGCCGGTCGCGGAGCGGGCGATCGCGCAGATCCTGCGGATGAACCAGGGGGCGCGCGGGGAACTGGTGCTCCCGGTCGGGTACCGGGTGCTGCTCAGGCAGAAACGCGCCGGCTCGCTTCGGCTCCGGTCCTGA
- a CDS encoding nitrilase-related carbon-nitrogen hydrolase, whose product MPAKRSARHDPATERVCPPRARVCPLRARVGRPHPRVGRSRACVDCRCPRNIPVPRGLPPGDDGRYGGRQGGYLSVSGQRGYPAQPRPYRAPAAGGHPPCSRCGSRVAALGDPRLGASARRGGTNRTAACTSSTKPGDLVERYDKRFCAGDPDGRTGDLAHYSPGDHPSTWEINGLRCGALICYDYRYPELYREYAKAGVRLMFHSFQVANPRR is encoded by the coding sequence GTGCCCGCGAAACGGAGCGCACGCCATGATCCCGCCACCGAACGTGTTTGCCCGCCACGCGCACGCGTTTGCCCCTTACGCGCACGCGTTGGCCGCCCACATCCGCGCGTTGGCCGTTCTCGCGCATGCGTTGACTGCCGGTGCCCGCGGAACATTCCGGTTCCTCGCGGGTTGCCACCGGGGGATGATGGGCGGTATGGCGGTCGTCAGGGTGGCTACCTGTCAGTTTCCGGTCAGCGCGGATATCCGGCGCAACCTCGGCCGTATCGTGCGCCAGCTGCGGGCGGCCACCCACCGTGTTCTCGGTGTGGCTCGCGAGTTGCGGCTCTGGGTGATCCTCGGCTCGGCGCATCAGCTCGGCGCGGGGGAACAAACCGCACAGCAGCCTGTACGTCATCAACGAAACCCGGTGACCTCGTCGAGCGCTACGACAAGCGTTTCTGCGCGGGTGACCCGGATGGGCGCACCGGCGACCTCGCGCACTACAGCCCGGGAGACCACCCCAGCACGTGGGAGATCAACGGGCTCCGTTGCGGGGCGCTGATCTGCTACGACTATCGCTACCCCGAGCTGTACCGCGAGTACGCGAAAGCGGGTGTGCGGCTGATGTTCCACTCGTTCCAGGTTGCTAACCCGCGGCGATGA
- a CDS encoding tyrosine recombinase XerC, with translation MPPSQPRRVDLARIRERLPRAAAGLVEEYERHLKLERNLSEHTVRAYAGDVVSLLGFLHGVDPPAGDTDEQPDDEVSDAAPLAGLDIAVLRAWLAGQRASGHSRTTLSRRAAAVRTFTAWAQRQGFLDTDPGARLAAPRARRNLPGVLRPEQATELMRHSGTGAAELDPVALRDHAVLELLYATGVRVSELCGLDLGEVDFDLRVIRVIGKGDKERVVPFGAPAERAVRAWVEQGRPKLLREETSALFLGVRGRRLDPRTVRRLVHDAAGAVPGSTVTGPHGLRHSAATHLLEGGADLRSVQELLGHATLATTQLYTHVTVERLKAIHDRTHPRAR, from the coding sequence ATGCCGCCTTCGCAACCACGCCGCGTCGACCTGGCACGGATCCGTGAACGCCTGCCGCGGGCCGCCGCCGGTCTCGTCGAAGAGTACGAGCGGCACCTGAAGCTGGAACGGAACCTCTCCGAGCACACCGTCCGTGCCTATGCGGGTGACGTAGTGTCACTGCTCGGGTTCCTGCACGGCGTTGACCCCCCGGCCGGAGACACGGACGAGCAGCCGGACGACGAGGTGTCGGATGCCGCCCCGCTCGCAGGGCTGGACATCGCCGTGCTGCGCGCCTGGCTGGCCGGGCAGCGCGCTTCGGGGCACAGCCGCACGACGTTGTCCCGCAGGGCGGCGGCGGTGCGCACGTTCACGGCCTGGGCACAGCGCCAGGGCTTCCTGGACACCGATCCCGGTGCACGGTTGGCCGCGCCGCGGGCGCGAAGGAACCTGCCCGGGGTGCTGCGACCCGAGCAGGCCACCGAACTGATGCGGCATTCCGGCACCGGTGCGGCGGAGCTGGACCCGGTGGCATTGCGTGATCACGCGGTACTGGAGCTGCTGTACGCGACCGGGGTGCGGGTGTCCGAACTCTGCGGCCTCGACCTCGGCGAGGTGGACTTCGACCTCCGGGTGATCCGGGTGATCGGCAAGGGGGACAAGGAACGGGTCGTTCCGTTCGGCGCGCCCGCCGAGCGGGCGGTGCGGGCCTGGGTGGAACAGGGCAGGCCGAAGCTGCTGCGGGAGGAGACCAGCGCGTTGTTCCTCGGGGTGCGCGGGCGCAGGCTCGACCCGCGCACGGTGCGCCGGCTGGTCCACGACGCGGCTGGCGCGGTTCCGGGCAGCACCGTGACCGGACCACATGGGCTGCGGCACTCGGCCGCGACCCACCTGCTCGAAGGTGGCGCTGACCTTCGCAGCGTTCAGGAACTGCTCGGTCACGCTACGCTTGCCACCACGCAGCTCTACACTCACGTGACCGTCGAGCGGCTGAAGGCGATCCATGACCGGACCCACCCCCGCGCCCGATGA
- a CDS encoding MerR family transcriptional regulator has protein sequence MRMAELSSESGVPVATIKYYLREGLVPAGERTGRNQARYDETHVRRLRFVRALLEIGGFSIADVRAVLEAIDQQKSTHSVLGRAHRQLVPAGTEVDEESRAWAMGHIEAVAEEQGWQLESCAGAVDSLVSVLCTFRELGHHSSVELLSEYGAAAQRVAEADLGSLTHADPAESTVERAVVGTALGDVLLAGLRRIAQQNASARYFGG, from the coding sequence ATGCGGATGGCCGAGCTGAGCAGTGAGTCCGGCGTGCCGGTGGCGACGATCAAGTACTACCTGCGCGAGGGCCTGGTCCCCGCCGGCGAGCGCACTGGCCGCAACCAGGCGCGCTACGACGAGACGCACGTCCGCAGGCTCCGGTTCGTCCGCGCCCTGCTCGAGATCGGCGGGTTCTCGATCGCCGATGTCCGCGCCGTACTCGAGGCCATCGACCAGCAGAAGTCGACGCACAGCGTGCTCGGGCGGGCCCACCGACAGCTGGTACCCGCCGGCACCGAGGTGGACGAGGAGTCCCGAGCCTGGGCCATGGGCCATATCGAGGCCGTGGCCGAGGAACAAGGCTGGCAGCTCGAATCCTGCGCCGGAGCGGTGGATTCGCTGGTGAGCGTGCTCTGCACCTTCCGTGAACTGGGTCATCACAGCTCGGTGGAACTACTGAGTGAGTACGGCGCGGCCGCGCAGCGGGTCGCCGAGGCCGATCTCGGCTCGCTCACCCACGCCGACCCCGCCGAGTCGACGGTGGAGCGTGCCGTCGTGGGCACCGCGCTCGGTGACGTACTACTGGCCGGCCTGCGCCGGATCGCGCAGCAGAACGCCTCCGCCCGCTACTTCGGCGGCTGA
- a CDS encoding VOC family protein: MSPGSSDLTPALLPGTPCWIELATPDENAARHFYAGLFGWRYRTSPDPATGRYTIASVNDAAAGGMYQARAGQPQGWILHLAVHNTSATAEWVEHLGGRRMLGPVDIPDRGSILHVVDPGGVPVVFWQPASSWEFGFGIPGTFTGADINTHDGAAADQFFCRLFNFTSEQIGRQNIDYAEWRLDQYPVLYRYVMGPEYEPTAQPHWMIYFEIDPTRGTDSVAAHASMLGGTVVAPPFDTPFGRTAIIADPGGAPFSIIDRSKVVEGWGRAEVDDPYDD; the protein is encoded by the coding sequence ATGTCGCCCGGTTCGTCGGACCTGACGCCCGCGCTGCTTCCCGGAACACCATGCTGGATCGAACTCGCGACGCCGGACGAGAACGCGGCCCGGCACTTCTACGCCGGGCTGTTCGGCTGGCGCTATCGCACCAGCCCCGATCCGGCCACGGGCCGCTACACCATCGCCAGTGTCAACGATGCCGCCGCGGGCGGGATGTACCAGGCACGGGCCGGTCAGCCGCAGGGCTGGATCCTGCACCTCGCGGTACACAACACCAGCGCGACCGCCGAGTGGGTCGAGCACCTCGGCGGCAGGCGAATGCTCGGGCCGGTGGACATCCCGGATCGTGGCAGCATCCTGCACGTGGTCGACCCGGGTGGAGTGCCGGTCGTGTTCTGGCAGCCCGCGAGCAGCTGGGAGTTCGGCTTCGGCATCCCGGGCACCTTCACCGGTGCGGACATCAACACGCACGACGGTGCGGCGGCCGACCAGTTCTTCTGCCGACTGTTCAACTTCACCAGTGAACAGATCGGGAGGCAGAACATCGACTACGCGGAGTGGCGGCTGGACCAGTATCCGGTGCTCTACCGCTACGTGATGGGGCCGGAATACGAGCCGACCGCACAGCCACACTGGATGATCTACTTCGAGATCGACCCCACCCGCGGCACGGACTCCGTGGCGGCGCACGCCAGCATGCTGGGCGGGACGGTGGTGGCGCCACCATTCGACACCCCGTTCGGGCGCACGGCAATCATCGCCGACCCCGGCGGCGCGCCCTTCTCGATCATCGACCGGTCGAAGGTGGTCGAGGGCTGGGGCCGCGCCGAGGTGGACGACCCCTACGACGACTGA
- a CDS encoding FliA/WhiG family RNA polymerase sigma factor, whose amino-acid sequence MTGPTPAPDDLGGALASPAASSSRPDTTEPSTSDPLVRTRSAPDGGQEEPADSDVIARPPEGEHGANGTSRAGSSDTGNDPNKDAGKDAGGSEVEAGIQALWQQFARSPQQRIRDRLVLHYAPLVKYVAGRVGTGLPTHVDVGDLIQSGIFGLVDAIEKFDPDRGLRFETYAMQRIRGAILDDLRSQDWVPRAVRSRIREAERALERLGARLHRTPTDAELATELEISVADLRDLYGQLQLTSVVALEDMVTAGKDAASVVDMLPDDDAVDPVAVLVDQDNRRQLAEAIAQLTERDRIVVSLYYFESLTLAEIGKVLGVTESRVSQLHTRAVLRLRAKLLEQTSV is encoded by the coding sequence ATGACCGGACCCACCCCCGCGCCCGATGACCTGGGGGGCGCTTTGGCGAGCCCCGCAGCGTCCTCGTCGCGCCCGGACACCACCGAGCCGAGCACCAGCGACCCGCTCGTGCGCACGCGCTCCGCGCCGGACGGTGGGCAGGAAGAACCGGCTGACAGCGATGTCATCGCGCGCCCGCCGGAGGGCGAACACGGCGCCAACGGCACCAGCCGTGCAGGCAGCAGCGACACCGGCAACGACCCCAACAAGGACGCCGGCAAGGACGCCGGCGGCAGCGAGGTCGAGGCGGGCATCCAGGCGCTCTGGCAGCAGTTCGCCCGTTCCCCGCAGCAGCGCATCCGGGACCGGCTGGTGCTGCACTACGCCCCGCTCGTCAAGTACGTGGCCGGCCGGGTCGGCACCGGGCTGCCGACTCACGTCGATGTCGGTGACCTGATCCAGTCCGGCATCTTCGGCCTGGTCGACGCGATCGAGAAGTTCGACCCCGACCGCGGGTTGCGCTTCGAGACCTACGCCATGCAGCGCATCCGCGGCGCCATCCTGGATGATCTCCGTTCCCAGGACTGGGTGCCGCGCGCCGTGCGCAGCCGTATCCGCGAGGCCGAACGCGCGCTGGAACGGCTCGGGGCCCGGCTGCATCGCACCCCCACCGACGCCGAACTCGCCACCGAGCTGGAGATCTCCGTCGCCGACCTGCGGGACCTCTACGGCCAGCTGCAACTGACCAGCGTGGTCGCGCTGGAGGACATGGTCACGGCAGGTAAGGACGCCGCATCGGTGGTCGACATGCTGCCGGACGACGACGCGGTGGACCCGGTGGCGGTGCTGGTCGACCAGGACAACCGGCGGCAGCTCGCCGAGGCGATCGCGCAGCTCACTGAGCGGGACCGGATCGTGGTCAGCCTCTACTACTTCGAGAGCCTGACCCTGGCGGAGATCGGCAAGGTGCTCGGCGTGACCGAGTCGCGGGTGAGCCAGCTGCATACCCGGGCCGTGCTGCGCCTGCGTGCCAAGCTGCTGGAACAGACCAGCGTCTGA
- a CDS encoding phosphatidate cytidylyltransferase: MSEEREDAPEPKSSRAGRNLPAAIGVGVALGAAILISLLTVRFVFIGIIAAAIVVGTIELAGALRRAADIRIALVPVLVGGQAMIWLAWPFGREGALTAFVLTVLACLLWRLRNGADGYLRDVGASVFAAAYLPLFAAFAAMLVPPEDGVGRVLAFMIGVVASDTGGYIAGVLRGRHPMAPSISPKKTWEGFGGSLLAGVVAGSLTFSLMLDAQAWQGVLFGAAIVLTATLGDLMESLIKRDLGIKDMGNLLPGHGGLMDRLDSLLPSAVVSWLLLSAFVP; encoded by the coding sequence GTGAGCGAGGAACGCGAGGACGCGCCCGAACCGAAGTCCTCGCGGGCCGGCCGCAACCTGCCGGCGGCGATCGGTGTCGGGGTCGCGCTCGGTGCGGCCATCCTGATTTCCCTGCTCACGGTCCGGTTCGTGTTCATCGGGATCATCGCCGCGGCGATCGTGGTCGGCACCATCGAGCTCGCCGGTGCGCTGCGCCGCGCGGCGGATATCCGGATCGCGCTGGTTCCGGTGCTGGTCGGTGGTCAGGCGATGATCTGGCTGGCCTGGCCGTTCGGCAGGGAGGGAGCGCTCACCGCCTTCGTCCTCACCGTGCTCGCCTGCCTGCTCTGGCGACTGCGCAATGGCGCGGACGGCTACCTCAGGGACGTGGGCGCCTCCGTGTTCGCGGCCGCCTACCTCCCGCTGTTCGCGGCGTTCGCGGCGATGCTGGTGCCGCCCGAGGACGGCGTCGGCAGGGTGCTGGCGTTCATGATCGGCGTGGTCGCCTCGGACACCGGCGGGTACATCGCCGGTGTCCTGCGCGGCAGGCACCCGATGGCGCCCTCGATCAGCCCGAAGAAGACCTGGGAGGGCTTCGGCGGCTCGCTGCTGGCCGGGGTGGTCGCCGGTTCGCTGACCTTCAGCCTGATGCTGGATGCCCAGGCCTGGCAGGGCGTGCTCTTCGGTGCGGCCATCGTGCTGACCGCCACCCTCGGCGACCTGATGGAGTCGCTGATCAAGCGCGACCTCGGGATCAAGGACATGGGCAACCTGCTGCCCGGCCACGGTGGGCTGATGGACCGGCTGGACTCCCTGCTGCCATCGGCCGTGGTGTCCTGGCTGCTGCTCAGCGCCTTCGTGCCGTGA
- a CDS encoding ABA4-like family protein encodes MSTSALFGVTFYLVVPFWAMMILAPRWSWTRRIIASPWIAAPPLIVYAILALRDLAELWAVVSRPDLGALQAFLGEPVGAAAIWAHLIAFDLLIGRWMYLDARERGVHHAFLAPILVLTILLSPFGLLTYLLVRAVPRSRRGSRTASGGPR; translated from the coding sequence ATGAGCACGAGCGCGTTGTTCGGTGTCACCTTCTACCTGGTCGTTCCGTTCTGGGCGATGATGATCCTCGCTCCCCGCTGGTCCTGGACCCGGCGGATCATTGCCTCGCCCTGGATCGCCGCCCCGCCGCTGATCGTCTACGCCATACTCGCGTTGCGGGATCTCGCCGAGCTGTGGGCGGTGGTGAGCCGTCCCGACCTCGGTGCGTTGCAGGCCTTCCTCGGCGAGCCCGTCGGTGCGGCCGCCATCTGGGCCCACCTGATCGCCTTCGACCTGCTGATCGGGCGGTGGATGTACCTGGACGCGCGAGAGCGTGGCGTGCACCACGCGTTCCTCGCGCCGATCCTGGTACTGACCATCCTGCTGTCGCCGTTCGGTCTGCTCACGTATCTGCTGGTGCGGGCGGTTCCTCGATCTCGCCGAGGATCCCGTACAGCGAGCGGCGGGCCTCGTTGA
- the tsf gene encoding translation elongation factor Ts, which produces MSNYTAADVKRLRELTGAGMMNCKKALEESEGDFDKAVEFLRIKGAKDVGKRAERSTAEGLVAGSGGALVEINSETDFVAKNDEFQQLADKIVEVARTVRTDDVEKLKLAELDGKTVNEVVQELAAKIGEKLELRRVAVFDGTVETYLHRRGSGLPPAVGVLIEYTGSGDGAADAARGAALQVAALKPKFLSRDEVPAETVENEKRIAEETAREEGKPEQALPKIIEGKVNAYYKETVLLEQPSVTDNKKTVKALLDEAGVTVTRFARFEVGQQ; this is translated from the coding sequence ATGTCGAATTACACCGCGGCAGACGTCAAGCGCCTCCGCGAGCTGACCGGCGCCGGCATGATGAACTGCAAGAAGGCGCTCGAGGAGAGCGAGGGCGACTTCGACAAGGCCGTCGAGTTCCTGCGCATCAAGGGCGCCAAGGACGTCGGCAAGCGGGCCGAGCGCTCCACCGCCGAGGGCCTGGTGGCAGGCAGCGGCGGCGCGCTGGTCGAGATCAACTCCGAGACCGACTTCGTCGCCAAGAACGACGAGTTCCAGCAGCTCGCCGACAAGATCGTCGAGGTGGCCAGGACCGTCCGTACCGACGACGTCGAGAAGCTGAAGCTCGCCGAGCTGGACGGCAAGACCGTCAACGAGGTGGTGCAGGAGCTGGCCGCGAAGATCGGCGAAAAGCTTGAGCTGCGCCGGGTCGCGGTCTTCGACGGCACGGTCGAGACCTACCTGCACCGCCGTGGTTCCGGGCTGCCGCCCGCGGTCGGGGTGCTGATCGAGTACACCGGCTCCGGTGACGGTGCGGCCGATGCCGCCCGCGGGGCCGCGCTGCAGGTCGCGGCGCTGAAGCCGAAGTTCCTCAGCAGGGACGAGGTGCCCGCCGAGACGGTCGAGAACGAGAAGCGCATCGCCGAGGAGACCGCCCGCGAGGAGGGCAAGCCGGAGCAGGCGCTGCCCAAGATCATCGAGGGCAAGGTCAACGCCTACTACAAGGAAACCGTGCTGCTCGAGCAGCCTTCGGTGACCGACAACAAGAAGACGGTCAAGGCCCTCCTGGACGAGGCCGGGGTGACCGTGACCCGGTTCGCCCGCTTCGAGGTCGGCCAGCAGTAA
- the frr gene encoding ribosome recycling factor yields the protein MIDETLLDAEEKMEKAVSVAKEDLTSVRTGRATPAMFSRITVDYYGAATPLNQLASVNIPEARMAVIKPYDLSQLNQVEKAIRDSDLGVNPSNDGQVIRVVIPQLTEERRKEMVKVAKGKGEDAKISIRSVRRKAKEELDRIAKDGEAGEDEVARAEKELQNLTDNYVHQVEELVKHKEAELLEV from the coding sequence GTGATCGACGAGACCCTCCTCGACGCCGAGGAGAAGATGGAAAAGGCGGTGTCCGTCGCCAAGGAGGACTTGACGTCGGTGCGGACGGGTCGGGCGACCCCGGCGATGTTCTCCCGCATCACGGTCGACTACTACGGCGCGGCCACCCCGCTGAACCAGTTGGCCAGCGTGAACATCCCGGAAGCGCGCATGGCGGTGATCAAGCCCTATGACCTCAGCCAGCTGAACCAGGTCGAGAAGGCCATCCGGGACTCCGACCTCGGGGTGAACCCCAGCAACGACGGCCAGGTGATCCGGGTGGTCATCCCGCAGCTCACCGAGGAGCGGCGCAAGGAGATGGTCAAGGTCGCCAAGGGCAAGGGCGAGGACGCCAAGATCTCCATCCGCAGCGTGCGCCGCAAGGCCAAGGAGGAGCTGGACCGGATCGCCAAGGACGGCGAGGCGGGCGAGGACGAGGTCGCCAGGGCGGAGAAGGAACTACAGAACCTCACCGACAACTATGTGCACCAGGTCGAGGAGCTGGTGAAGCACAAAGAAGCCGAACTGCTCGAGGTCTGA
- a CDS encoding murein hydrolase activator EnvC family protein, giving the protein MTIVSLHPTPAPRHGTGRHRRPRRRLSHRLLPVLLAVAALALSCAASAAGRAGPAPPPGPGPLHRLEPRYDWPLEPAPPPLVRPFEQPAHPYGPGHRGVDLGAEPGQRVLAVEQGFVVFAGPVAGRGVVSIDHDGGLRSTYEPLEPTVSAGDQVYAGQVIGTVEAGHPGCTAVACLHWGVRRGEEYLNPVYLVEPAGRLRLKPWEG; this is encoded by the coding sequence ATGACCATCGTCTCGCTCCACCCCACCCCCGCACCCCGGCACGGGACAGGCCGCCACCGGCGGCCCCGGCGCAGGCTGTCGCACCGGTTGCTCCCGGTCCTGCTCGCGGTCGCGGCGCTCGCGCTGTCCTGCGCGGCGTCGGCCGCGGGCCGAGCCGGGCCTGCACCCCCGCCGGGGCCCGGTCCGCTCCATCGGCTGGAGCCCCGGTACGACTGGCCACTCGAACCGGCTCCCCCACCGCTGGTCCGGCCGTTCGAACAGCCCGCGCACCCGTACGGCCCCGGGCACCGCGGCGTCGACCTCGGTGCCGAACCGGGGCAACGGGTGCTCGCCGTCGAGCAGGGGTTCGTGGTGTTCGCCGGTCCGGTGGCCGGCCGCGGGGTCGTGTCCATCGACCACGATGGCGGGCTGCGCAGCACCTACGAGCCGCTCGAACCCACGGTGTCGGCGGGCGACCAGGTGTATGCGGGCCAGGTGATCGGCACGGTGGAGGCGGGGCACCCTGGCTGCACCGCAGTGGCCTGCCTGCACTGGGGCGTCCGCCGCGGCGAGGAGTACCTCAACCCGGTCTACCTGGTCGAGCCCGCAGGAAGGCTGCGGCTGAAACCCTGGGAGGGGTGA
- the pyrH gene encoding UMP kinase, with amino-acid sequence MTAERSEGGYRRVLLKLGGEMFGGGAVGVDPDVVHSVAAQIAGVVRTGVQMAVVIGGGNYFRGAELSQRGMDRDRADYMAMLGTVMNCLALQDFMEKEGIPTRVQSAITMGQVAEPYVPRRAERHLEKGRVVIFAAGVGMPYFSTDTAAAQRALEIGCDAVLMAKAVDGVYTADPKSDPNAEMFHEITHREVLERGLRVADATAFSLCMDNNMPIIVFNLLTEGNIARAVSGERIGTLVSTPAGLPSA; translated from the coding sequence ATGACGGCAGAGCGGTCCGAGGGCGGTTATCGGCGGGTGCTGCTCAAGCTGGGTGGCGAGATGTTCGGTGGCGGCGCCGTCGGTGTCGACCCGGATGTGGTGCACTCGGTGGCGGCACAGATCGCCGGCGTCGTCCGCACCGGCGTGCAGATGGCGGTGGTGATCGGCGGCGGCAACTACTTCCGCGGTGCCGAGCTCTCCCAGCGGGGTATGGACCGCGACCGCGCCGACTACATGGCCATGCTCGGCACCGTGATGAACTGCCTCGCCCTGCAGGACTTCATGGAGAAGGAAGGCATCCCGACCCGCGTGCAGAGCGCCATCACGATGGGGCAGGTCGCCGAGCCCTATGTCCCGCGCCGGGCCGAGCGGCACCTGGAGAAGGGCCGGGTCGTCATCTTCGCGGCCGGCGTGGGTATGCCGTACTTCTCCACCGACACCGCGGCCGCGCAGCGCGCCCTCGAGATCGGCTGTGACGCCGTGCTGATGGCGAAGGCGGTGGACGGGGTCTACACCGCCGATCCGAAGAGCGATCCGAACGCGGAGATGTTCCACGAGATCACCCACCGTGAGGTTCTCGAGCGTGGCCTCCGGGTCGCCGATGCCACCGCGTTCAGCCTCTGCATGGACAACAACATGCCGATCATCGTGTTCAACCTGCTCACCGAGGGGAACATCGCTCGCGCGGTGAGTGGTGAGAGGATCGGCACGTTGGTCAGCACCCCCGCGGGCCTGCCGTCGGCGTAG
- the rpsB gene encoding 30S ribosomal protein S2, which produces MAVVTMKQLLDSGVHFGHQTRRWNPKMKRYIFTERNGIYIIDLQQTLSYIDRAFEFIKETVAHGGSILFVGTKKQAQEAIAHEALRVGMPFVNQRWLGGMLTNFQTVHKRLQRLKELESQEQTGGFQGLTKREILTLTREKDKLEKTLGGIRDMSKVPSAVWIVDTKKEHIAVGEARKLNIPIVAILDTNCDPDEVDYPIPGNDDAIRSAALLTKVVAEAAAAGLMARSGRNGSAAPGQDKPEAGVASDEPLAEWEKDLLAGSDNPAEGEQAGVNAAEQTTAS; this is translated from the coding sequence ATGGCCGTCGTCACCATGAAGCAGTTGCTCGACTCCGGCGTGCACTTCGGGCACCAGACCCGGCGCTGGAACCCGAAGATGAAGCGCTACATCTTCACCGAGCGCAACGGCATCTACATCATCGACCTGCAGCAGACGCTGTCCTACATCGACCGTGCCTTCGAGTTCATCAAGGAGACGGTGGCGCATGGCGGCAGCATCCTGTTCGTCGGTACCAAGAAGCAGGCGCAGGAAGCGATCGCGCACGAGGCGCTGCGCGTCGGCATGCCCTTCGTGAACCAGCGGTGGCTCGGCGGCATGCTCACCAACTTCCAGACCGTGCACAAGCGCCTGCAGCGCCTGAAGGAGCTGGAGTCGCAGGAGCAGACCGGCGGCTTCCAGGGCCTGACCAAGCGCGAGATCCTCACCCTGACCCGGGAGAAGGACAAGCTGGAGAAGACCCTCGGCGGTATCCGCGACATGTCCAAGGTGCCCAGCGCGGTCTGGATCGTGGACACCAAGAAGGAGCACATCGCGGTCGGCGAGGCGCGCAAGCTGAACATCCCGATCGTGGCGATCCTGGACACCAACTGCGATCCGGACGAGGTCGACTACCCGATTCCGGGCAACGACGACGCGATCCGGTCGGCCGCGCTGCTCACCAAGGTCGTCGCCGAGGCCGCCGCGGCCGGCCTGATGGCCCGTTCCGGCCGCAACGGCTCGGCCGCCCCCGGCCAGGACAAGCCGGAAGCGGGGGTCGCCTCGGACGAGCCGCTGGCCGAGTGGGAGAAGGACCTGCTGGCAGGCAGCGACAACCCCGCGGAGGGCGAGCAGGCAGGCGTGAACGCCGCCGAGCAGACCACCGCCTCCTGA